The proteins below are encoded in one region of Ciconia boyciana chromosome 31, ASM3463844v1, whole genome shotgun sequence:
- the EVI5L gene encoding EVI5-like protein, whose amino-acid sequence MASPAVSPDSSSHEALSSVNSAPACSPTSDSENLSPDELELLAKLEEQNRLLEADSKSMRSMNGSRRNSGSSLVSSSSASSNLSHLEEDTWILWGRIVNEWDEWRKKKEKLLKELIRKGIPHHFRAIVWQLLCSATDMPVKNQYSELLKMSSPCEKLIRRDIARTYPEHEFFKGQDSLGQEVLFNVMKAYSLVDREVGYCQGSAFIVGLLLMQMPEEEAFCVFVRLMQEYRLRELFKPSMAELGLCIYQFEYMLQEQLPELNIHFRSQSFLTSMYASSWFLTLFLTTFPLPVATRVFDIFMYEGLEIVFRVGMALLQFNQAELVQLDMEGMSQYFQKVIPHQFDSCPDKLILRAFQVKYNPKKMKRLEKEYAAIKNKEMEEQIEIKRLRTENRLLKQRIETLEKGQVTRAQEAEENYIIKRELAVVKQRCTSATENLQRAQTTIRQLQDQQGNPRFSEEFVTHLETELEQSRLRESETLGALKEMQDKVLDMEKRNSLLPDEDNVVRLQEELQALALREAEAVKSLTELQQQVKDLSDSWQAGRAGGRWKESPRRSNANALQEAVVAARLREAQAQAELRALRQRVLQLETQGQIQRTVLGRAEQTCAGLREQLRLAAAQSKGLQAQLSESHRKHAEAQCKSKEEVMAVRLREADSMAALAEMRQRVAELEIQREEGMIQGQLNHSDAAQYIRQLKDHIDELKAEIRLLRGPLAFGAVGLGTRLGDEDSLGSSDEELPPFALTHGDIGDLGDLGDMGDSSDSETEGAPTAP is encoded by the exons atGGCGTCGCCGGCCGTCAGCCCCGACTCGTCCTCCCACGAAGCCCTCTCCTCCGTCAACTCAGCCCCGGCGTGTTCACCCACCTCCGACTCCGAAAACCTCAGCCCCGACGAACTGGAGCTGCTGGCAAAGCTGGAGGAGCAAAATCG GCTACTGGAGGCCGACTCCAAGTCGATGCGCTCCATGAACGGCTCGCGAAGGAACAGCGGCTCCTCCTTGGTCTCCAGCTCCTCGGCCTCCTCCAACCTCAGCCACCTCGAGGAGGACACCTGGATCCTCTGGGGCCGCATCGTCAACGAGTGGGACgagtggaggaagaagaaggagaagctgctgaag GAGCTCATCCGCAAAGGGATCCCCCACCACTTCCGCGCCATTGTctggcagctgctctgcagtgccACCGACATGCCCGTCAAAAACCAATACTCAGAGCTGCTCAAGATGTCCTCTCCCTGCGAGAAGCTCATCCGACGGGATATCGCCCGCACCTACCCGGAGCACGAGTTCTTCAAGGGACAGGACAGTCTGGGCCAGGAGGTGCTCTTCAACGTCATGAAG gCCTATTCGCTGGTGGACCGGGAGGTCGGATACTGCCAGGGTAGCGCCTTCATCGTGGGACTGCTGCTCATGCAG ATGCCCGAGGAAGAGGCCTTCTGTGTGTTCGTGAGGCTGATGCAGGAATACCGCTTACGGGAGCTCTTCAAACCCAGCATGGCCGAGCTGGGGCTCTGCATCTACCAGTTCGAGTACATGCTGCAG GAGCAGCTGCCGGAGCTGAACATCCACTTCCGCTCACAGAGTTTCCTCACCTCCATGTACGCCTCGTCCTGGTTCCTCACCCTCTTCCTCACCACCTTCCCTCTTCCCGTGGCCACGCGTGTCTTCGACATCTTCATGTACGAG GGGCTGGAGATCGTCTTCCGCGTGGGGATGGCACTGCTGCAGTTCAACCAGGCTGAGCTCGTCCAGCTCGACATGGAGGGCATGTCCCAG TACTTCCAGAAGGTGATCCCACACCAGTTCGACAGTTGCCCCGACAAGCTCATCCTCAGGGCCTTCCAGGTCAAGTACAACCCCAAGAAGATGAAGAG gctggagaaggagtACGCCGCCATCAAGAACAAAGAGATGGAGGAGCAGATTGAGATCAAG CGCCTCCGCACCGAGAACCGCCTGCTCAAACAGCGCATCGAAACCCTGGAGAAG ggccaggtgACACGGGCACAGGAGGCGGAGGAGAACTACATCATCAAGCGGGAGCTGGCGGTGGTGAAGCAACGCTGCACCTCGGCCACCGAGAACCTGCAGCGCGCCCAGACCACCATCCGGCAGCTGCAGGACCAGCAG GGGAACCCACGCTTCAGTGAGGAGTTTGTCACCCACCTGGAGACGGAGCTGGAGCAGTCACGGCTGCGGGAGAGCGAGACCCTCGGCGCCCTCAAGGAGATGCAGGATAAAGTCCTCGACATGGAGAAG AGGAACAGCCTGCTACCAGATGAGGACAACGTGGtgcggctgcaggaggagctgcaggcgCTGGCGCTGCGTGAGGCCGAGGCCGTCAAGTCGCTGacggagctgcagcagcaggtgaAGGACCTCAGTGACAGCTGGCAG gcgggccgggcgggcgggcgctggAAGGAGTCCCCGCGGCGGAGCAATGCCAACGCGCTGCAAGAGGCCGTGGTGGCGGCACGGCTGCGGGAGGCCCAAGCCCAGGCCGAGCTGCGGGCGCTGCGCCAGCgggtgctgcagctggagacGCAG GGCCAGATCCAGCGCACGGTGCTGGGCCGGGCGGAGCAGACCtgcgcggggctgcgggagcagcTGCGGCTGGCGGCGGCGCAGAGCAAGGGGCTGCAGGCGCAGCTCAGCGAGAGCCACCGCAAACACGCCGAGGCCCAGTGCAAG AGCAAGGAGGAGGTGATGGCGGTGCGGCTGCGCGAGGCCGACAGCATGGCGGCCCTGGCCGAGATGCGACAGCGCGTCGCCGAGCTGGAGATCCAG AGGGAGGAGGGCATGATCCAGGGGCAGCTCAACCACTCGGACGCCGCCCAGTACATCCGCCAGCTCAAGGACCACATCGACGAGCTCAAGGCCGAG atCCGGCTGCTGCGGGGGCCGCTGGCCTTTggggcggtggggctggggacacgcCTGGGGGACGAGGACTCGCTGGGTTCCTCCGACGAGGAGCTGCCGCCCTTCGCCCTGACCcacggggacatcggggacCTCGGGGACctcggggacatgggggacagcaGCGACAGTGAGACCGAgggggcacccacggcaccGTGA